The stretch of DNA TGATAATATATTTTGACTATAAACATCTGTTCTTTGCATTAAAGAATATATATAATTAAAAATTGTATCTAAATTTTCAATTGCTTGTACAAATTCATTTTCATTAAATTCTCTAATTAGAAATTCTTTATTTAAATAAGCATTGAAATTTTTACCTTCTACAAATATATTTTTTGTATTAAACTTATCTTTTAAAATATCTGAAAATTTATTTTGACCTATTTTAAAATGAATACTCTCTATTGGATTATATATTAAAATATTTATATTTGTATTGTTATTCATTAAATATAAATCTCCTGATAAATCTTTTGAATATATTATATTTAATCCACTTCCTAACTTTATTTTCTTATAATTAATATTTTTTCCAAATGAATTTATAATATACAAATCTGTTGATTTATCTGTTAATATAATTAAATCTTTTTGCTTTTCTAAAAAAACTTTGAGAGGTCTTAAGAACATTGGTATATTACTTTTTAATTCTTTAAAAAAATCTTCTGCTAAAATACCATTTTCTATTGGATTTATAATATTTAGATTTTTAACATTTTCAATTGGTCCATTTAACCTTATATATTTTCCTATTTCACAAAGTTCTCCAATAAATTTATAATCTTTATTAGAAACTTTAAATTCTCTGATATCTTTCAATAATTTATTTTTTTTTATTTTTTCACAACTTATCTCTTCAAACAATTCCAATAATTTATTTTCTAAATCTTCTCTTGTATAAAACTCTATATCATTTATTGCTACAACTTTATCTTGAGATGAATGTATTCTTAGGCATACTTCTTTTGCTAAAATTTGATCAAATTTAGCTATTCTAACTCCTTTAGAAACATAAGTATTTGAAATATAAATACTTCTCCAAGCTTTAGCTGAAGTTTTATTTTTGTATAAGATTTCATATTTAGTTACTTTTCCAGAATCTGTTGTAGGATGATTTGTAAAAAAATCTATTCTTTCTAAAACTTTTTCTGTAGAAAATTCAAAATAAATATCTTTCGGGTATACCCCATCTATTGAAGATAAAAATAACGTTTCTCTATTGTTATCAATAATATTTTGTAAAATATTTTCACCATCTGCTTTTAGTTCACTTGAAACTTTAATTAAATTTTTATTCATTTTACCTCCTTTTCGAAACTTTATTGAATTTATTTTACATAAAAAACTAAATTAAGTCAATTTTATTATATTTTTTTCATAAATTATTTTAATTCACAATATTTAAATATAACTTTTTTGAAATTAAAATGCATATGGAGTTTTAGATTTAAAAGTAAATAAAAAAAATAGGGATTCCATCTACTTAAGATAGTTTCCCTATTTCTCTTATTTAAAATTTATATTCTCTTCCTCTTCTAAAAATACTCTAGATATTTTTGGTTGGGAAGCTGCTATTATTTTTCCATTTCTAACTGAATGAGTCACTGTAGCTTGAAGTCTTACTGCATCAAAATCATTATTTTCAGATAAAACTATAAAGTTAGCTGGTTTTCCTACTTCAATTCCGTATCTATCTGTTATACATAATGCTTTTGCTGAATTTTTAGAAATCATATCTAAAGATTTAGAAATTTCATCATATCCCATCATATGACATACATGTAGTCCCATATGAACAACTTGAAGCATATTTCCATTTCCTAATGGATACCATGGATCAAATATATCATCATGTCCAAAACAAACATTTATATCTGCATTTAATAATTCTTTTACTCTTGTTACTCCTCTTCTCTTTGGATAAGTATCGAATCTTCCACCTAAATGAATATTTACAAGAGGATTTGCTACAAAATTTATTCCAGATTGTTTTAAAAGTCTAAATAATTTATATGTGTATGCATCATTATACGACCCCATTGCTGTCGTATGACTAGCTGTAACTTTATGTCCAATTCCTGCTGCCCAAGCTTCAGATGCCAAAACTTCTAAAAATCTAGACTGTTCATCATCAATTTCATCACAATGAACATCAACTAATCTATCATATTTTACAGCTAATTTTATAATCTTTCTTAAAGATTCAACTCCCCAATCTCTTTGATACTCAAAGTGCGGTATAGCTCCTATAACATCTGCTCCATTTTTTAGTGCCTCTTCTAATAATATCTCTCCATTTGGATAAGAAAGAATTCCTTCTTGTGGAAATGCAACAATTTGAATCTCTACAAATTCTTTCATTTCTTCTCTAAGCTCAACCATTGCTTTTAATGCCATTAAAGTTGGATCTGTAATATCGATATGCGTTCTTACAAATTGAATTCCATTTGCTATTTGCCATTTAAGAGCTTTTTTAGCTCTTCTTTTTACATCTTCATGACTTAGCATTGCTTTTCTTTCTCCCCAACATTCAATCCCTTCAAAAAGTGTTCCACTTCTATTCCATCTTGGTTCTCCTGCACTCATTGTTGTATCTAAATGAA from Candidatus Cetobacterium colombiensis encodes:
- the codA gene encoding cytosine deaminase — translated: MLIKNAKLRDRDELIDLLIEDGKFIKIEKNIEAQTDEIIDVKGNLLMEPFVEPHIHLDTTMSAGEPRWNRSGTLFEGIECWGERKAMLSHEDVKRRAKKALKWQIANGIQFVRTHIDITDPTLMALKAMVELREEMKEFVEIQIVAFPQEGILSYPNGEILLEEALKNGADVIGAIPHFEYQRDWGVESLRKIIKLAVKYDRLVDVHCDEIDDEQSRFLEVLASEAWAAGIGHKVTASHTTAMGSYNDAYTYKLFRLLKQSGINFVANPLVNIHLGGRFDTYPKRRGVTRVKELLNADINVCFGHDDIFDPWYPLGNGNMLQVVHMGLHVCHMMGYDEISKSLDMISKNSAKALCITDRYGIEVGKPANFIVLSENNDFDAVRLQATVTHSVRNGKIIAASQPKISRVFLEEEENINFK